Within the Dermacentor silvarum isolate Dsil-2018 chromosome 8, BIME_Dsil_1.4, whole genome shotgun sequence genome, the region AATAAATTCTATTTTCATGTTTAATGTAATTCTCCTTCAATAAATGataaaacaataaaaattgaaatgccaaaaacaaaaattcacagtaataataataataataataataataataataataataataataataataataataataataatgttattattcaaaatttacctCACTTATTCTTCACAACGACCATTTACTTTAGGTATTCTTATGATTAGATTCTTGTTACTCTATCTGTTTATACAAGGCTGACTACCTCATTACACACCGGTTTGTTTAATTTATTATCATTGTTTTTTACACATTCGAtgattttatttcttatttttgaGATCATATTATCACCCGGTTCCTGGCCTATCGCCCATAGTGGGTTCGGGCCATTAGAcaaggaatcatcatcatcatcatcatcatatcatcatcatcaacttcgTACACACGTGATTGGAGGAAGAAGATTTTCGCAGCTCTCAACCAGTCGCTTTCATTCGTTTCTCTGTTCTGCGTGAAAAAACCGGGACTCATGGCTGACGCTACCGTGAGCTACCGTCAGGGCCGCTTTGAAGGACTGATCCCGCTTTTCCTGGCGAGCGAAGAGCCGCCTCGCAACACGCCGAACCCCGTCTTTCGGTCCCGCAACTTCTGCCTGGTGGTCTTCTTCGTGATCGCCATCATGACCGCGGCGTGCGCCTGCGCCGCCGTCGTGGCGGCCACGGCGGAATACTTCCGGTCAGCGTCCTCGGACACGGCCCGGAATGGCGAGGAAGAAGCCGTTGCCATTCCCAAAAGGTCAGCTCGCGTAGCCTACCAGCGGTTCTCCCAAGACGCGCCTCGCAAGGTGGTCTTCTGTTTTGTCAACGCCAGCTTGCCATCGGGGTCGCCGCGCGCGTTTGACGTCGACAACGTGTCGCTTGCACTCTGCGACGCGCTCGTCTACGTCGCGGTCGGCTTGGACCCCGAGGAATGCTCCATTCGCTTCAAGAACCCCGTTGAAGACGAGGAGGCCATCCAGAAGCTGTCCAAGGTCAAAGCATCGGAGCCGACCTCCACGCTCGAGACGTATGCATGCGTCGGAGGCGAGGATAGTGACAGCGCCGATTTCAAGAGCGTAATACGCACTAAGAAGTCGCGCTTAGGTTTCATACGCAAGGCGGCGCAGTGGGTGCGACACAGGGGCTTGAGCGGGCTGGTCCTCTACTGGAAGTACCCGACCGAGGCGTCGAGGACCAACCTGAGCACGCTCGTGAACACGATGCGCATATACTTCGACAAGGACAAACTCCGGATGGCCGTCGTGGTGCCTTGGAACGTGGTCACTCGCCGGCACGGCTACTTCGTTCGCTCGCTGTTCGACCGGCTGGACGTGGTCATCGTAGACACCCACCGGACCGTGAACTCGAGCTCCTTTCCTGTGACGACTTGCCAGAGTCCCGTGAGAGCCGTGTTCAGGGCCAGGTACCACGGCCAGGCGGGGCTGTCTTCCGTGGTGGAGTCGCTCGCCGCAGCCACCACAGAGCACGACGTCCTCTCCAAGGTCGTCTTCAGCGTCTCCTTGGCTGGAGTGTCGTTCACGCTGAAGCACCCACACCTGAAGAACGGCCGTATCGGCATCAAGGCCGTCGGACCGGGCAGGCCATTTGGCCACACCAACATGACCGGTATGACTAGCTATTACGACGTCGTGGAGACCCTGCTGGTCAACCGGAGCTGGACGCGATTCCTGCACGGCTACTCTCGGTGCGTGGTGGCACACACCCACGACCAGTGGATCGGATTCGAAGACAGGGTCAGCCTACGCGCCAAGAGACCCATCTTGCGCAGAACACGAGGCATGGCCGTGTGGGACTTGAGCATGGACGACTTCGCGGGTGACTTCGGCGCCACGTGGCCACTGCTGCGCGAGGTACATGACTTGGTGCAGAGTCAGAACCCGTACACGGTGGTGACGGATACTGTGCCGTTGGGGCCCTAATGCTTATGCGAGGCGAAGTTGGGGTAATAATGAACGAAGTGGTTCAGGAACCGCGAGTTGTGCATAACTGTTCTGTAAGATGGCAACACATTTGAAACTAACCGTTGTGCTTGTCTTGATAATGAAACCCGATGATACAATAAAATGCGTGCAATTGCAGAGGATAGTGGTGTTTATGCTGCGTGACTGCATACATGTCTGATATTGAGCGCGAGGTCACCGATTCGATTTCTGGCCGCAGCGGCGGCATTTCTTCTGGGGAGAGATGCAAATGCGTATTTAGACTGATGAGCATCGTTTAAACCCTTTGTATGACAGATGGGTATGCACGTCCCCCTTTgtaatgcgcacgaatacgattCCAAGCGATACAAGGGCGCATTTATGCCATTTATTTGGTGCGGCCTTCTACATTGATGCGATACAACAGACGCTTGAGATATGGCGCAAAG harbors:
- the LOC119462200 gene encoding chitinase-like protein 4, whose protein sequence is MADATVSYRQGRFEGLIPLFLASEEPPRNTPNPVFRSRNFCLVVFFVIAIMTAACACAAVVAATAEYFRSASSDTARNGEEEAVAIPKRSARVAYQRFSQDAPRKVVFCFVNASLPSGSPRAFDVDNVSLALCDALVYVAVGLDPEECSIRFKNPVEDEEAIQKLSKVKASEPTSTLETYACVGGEDSDSADFKSVIRTKKSRLGFIRKAAQWVRHRGLSGLVLYWKYPTEASRTNLSTLVNTMRIYFDKDKLRMAVVVPWNVVTRRHGYFVRSLFDRLDVVIVDTHRTVNSSSFPVTTCQSPVRAVFRARYHGQAGLSSVVESLAAATTEHDVLSKVVFSVSLAGVSFTLKHPHLKNGRIGIKAVGPGRPFGHTNMTGMTSYYDVVETLLVNRSWTRFLHGYSRCVVAHTHDQWIGFEDRVSLRAKRPILRRTRGMAVWDLSMDDFAGDFGATWPLLREVHDLVQSQNPYTVVTDTVPLGP